The following are from one region of the Abiotrophia defectiva ATCC 49176 genome:
- a CDS encoding oleate hydratase: MVSGTYEIMMKTPMGVKKGEMILKEDGEKLSGAFVIKGKENSFADGTVSGDHFTFDGELMSSIGKMVYSCEGDVTGDEVSAKVVAKKALLQLLVRENKESEELKMLGNQKRKDNKQFYFVGGGIATLTGAAYLLRDCGFEGKNIHIIEALPKTGGSNDAAGDPEHGWVMRGERMINRQTYENFQDILSSIPSLEHEGNSVVDDMLEFSNSKPCSAKARFLDETGEIVDVSSYGLNKQEMMQLVNLWKTDESELDDLTITDWFGESDSHFFHTVFWYCYEATFAFQYWSSVAEFRRYTLRFFHLILRLTTAKGVTLTEHNQYESIILPLMAVLEDAGVEFIYKTAVTDMDFAEGDEIVVTGLHTLSDGKEGYIQLHDGDMVVATLGCMTDNASFGSSDTPAVMDTSYPMSATLWKNISAKKEGLGNPDKFFTHPDKSAWMTFNCTFKGHTMMDWLEKYTHNKTGEGLSSTFVESPWHMELRNPLPPFFKNQTDEYSFSWMCAFYSGKVGKYTGKTEFECTGREILEEILMSLPMDDETRQKCRDEVVAAIPVIMPYIGSQFLPRAEGDRPDVVPANSVNLGFTGQFCEVPEDVVFTEEYSVRASRMAVYQLLGIKREVAPVKPIKYDARILLGALISFLK, encoded by the coding sequence AAGACACCGATGGGTGTCAAGAAGGGAGAGATGATTCTCAAGGAGGACGGAGAAAAACTCTCCGGAGCATTTGTGATCAAGGGCAAGGAAAATTCTTTCGCCGATGGAACAGTAAGCGGAGATCATTTTACCTTTGACGGCGAGCTGATGTCATCGATCGGCAAGATGGTCTATAGCTGTGAAGGTGATGTAACAGGAGACGAGGTTTCGGCAAAGGTAGTTGCTAAAAAGGCACTCTTACAATTACTGGTAAGAGAAAATAAAGAAAGCGAGGAATTAAAAATGTTAGGTAACCAGAAAAGAAAAGACAACAAGCAGTTTTACTTCGTAGGTGGCGGCATCGCCACACTGACCGGCGCGGCCTATCTGCTGCGCGACTGCGGCTTTGAGGGAAAGAATATCCACATTATTGAAGCTCTGCCAAAGACCGGCGGCTCCAATGATGCAGCAGGCGATCCGGAACACGGCTGGGTGATGCGAGGCGAGCGTATGATCAACCGACAGACTTATGAGAACTTCCAGGACATTCTGAGCAGCATCCCGTCTCTTGAGCACGAAGGAAATTCCGTGGTAGACGATATGCTTGAGTTCTCAAATTCAAAACCCTGCTCCGCTAAGGCGCGATTTCTTGATGAGACCGGCGAGATCGTGGACGTTTCCAGCTACGGTCTGAACAAACAGGAGATGATGCAGCTTGTTAACCTCTGGAAGACAGACGAGAGCGAGCTAGACGACTTGACGATCACGGACTGGTTCGGCGAATCTGACAGCCACTTCTTTCATACCGTCTTCTGGTATTGCTATGAAGCAACTTTCGCCTTCCAGTACTGGAGCAGCGTGGCAGAATTCAGACGTTACACCCTCCGCTTCTTCCATCTGATCCTCCGGCTCACGACAGCGAAGGGAGTTACGCTTACAGAACATAACCAGTATGAGAGCATCATCCTTCCGCTTATGGCCGTCCTTGAGGATGCCGGTGTAGAATTTATCTATAAAACAGCTGTGACAGATATGGATTTCGCCGAAGGTGACGAGATCGTCGTGACCGGACTTCATACGCTCTCCGATGGTAAAGAGGGTTATATACAGCTTCACGATGGTGACATGGTCGTGGCAACACTCGGCTGCATGACAGATAACGCTTCGTTTGGTTCATCGGATACTCCGGCTGTTATGGACACAAGTTATCCGATGAGCGCAACACTTTGGAAGAATATAAGCGCGAAGAAAGAAGGCCTCGGCAATCCTGATAAGTTCTTCACACATCCCGATAAGTCTGCATGGATGACCTTTAACTGCACATTCAAAGGTCATACGATGATGGATTGGTTAGAGAAATACACCCATAACAAGACTGGTGAAGGTCTCTCCTCTACATTTGTTGAGTCACCTTGGCACATGGAACTCAGAAATCCGCTGCCTCCATTCTTCAAGAACCAGACCGACGAATACTCATTCTCCTGGATGTGCGCCTTCTACAGCGGAAAAGTAGGAAAATATACCGGGAAAACCGAATTTGAATGCACTGGACGAGAAATCCTTGAGGAGATTCTTATGAGTCTGCCTATGGATGATGAGACCCGTCAGAAGTGCCGTGATGAAGTCGTCGCTGCAATCCCCGTGATTATGCCGTACATTGGTTCACAATTCCTGCCAAGAGCTGAGGGAGATCGCCCGGACGTTGTACCTGCAAATTCTGTCAATCTAGGCTTCACTGGTCAGTTCTGCGAGGTTCCTGAGGATGTGGTCTTCACTGAGGAGTATTCAGTTAGGGCATCCCGTATGGCAGTATATCAACTGCTCGGAATCAAGAGAGAAGTAGCGCCTGTAAAACCGATCAAATATGATGCACGCATACTTCTCGGAGCGCTCATTTCATTTCTCAAGTAA
- a CDS encoding MarR family winged helix-turn-helix transcriptional regulator, protein MNEFLVSIFNEILLIEETSLKMSEFSDLSIKEMHTIEAIGLGGNLSSSEVAKKIAITMGTLSVSIQNLVKKGYVERVSSPSDRRVVLLKLTKRGKLLYRIHRKFHLNMVAETLNGMEPEEAATLVKGLRNLHRFLDNAKQRLGE, encoded by the coding sequence ATGAACGAATTTTTGGTCTCTATCTTTAATGAAATTCTGTTAATTGAAGAAACTTCGCTCAAGATGAGTGAGTTTTCGGATTTATCAATCAAGGAAATGCATACGATTGAAGCTATTGGTTTGGGCGGCAACTTGAGCTCTTCGGAGGTGGCTAAGAAAATTGCCATCACCATGGGGACCCTGTCAGTGTCCATTCAAAACTTAGTAAAAAAAGGCTATGTTGAGCGTGTGTCCTCACCCAGCGATCGCCGGGTGGTGCTACTCAAGCTAACCAAGCGGGGTAAATTACTCTATCGGATCCACCGCAAGTTCCACTTGAACATGGTAGCCGAGACCCTCAACGGCATGGAGCCTGAAGAGGCGGCCACCCTAGTCAAGGGCCTACGTAATTTACATCGTTTCTTGGACAACGCTAAACAACGATTAGGAGAGTAA
- a CDS encoding beta-ketoacyl-ACP synthase 3, with translation MSRIIATGAYLPGQAWSNDQLINAYQLESSDEWIVQRTGIHQRYFAAEHETVAMMASEAAKQLLKNLSPDIVSQIRHIVVATMSAKAATPSIACQVQAMIGAEGAWGFDLNGACSGFVMAMEVANRLAASQTQGYTLVIGAEKMSQIVDLTDRTTAVLFGDGAGAVLIQHDGQELSGYASQVFAQGTGGAAIEVHEASDGQWAMQMQGRDVFNFVKRTVIKTLANFIEQNDFDIDYLICHQANQRLLNLIADKLSLEESKVPANIAQAANTSAGSIPILLDQLVRDGRLRLDGTQSIILSGFGAGLAWGHLHLSI, from the coding sequence ATGAGTCGTATTATTGCAACAGGTGCTTATTTACCTGGACAAGCCTGGTCCAACGACCAATTAATCAATGCTTATCAACTAGAATCCAGTGACGAGTGGATTGTCCAACGGACAGGAATTCACCAACGTTACTTCGCAGCTGAGCACGAAACCGTCGCGATGATGGCGAGTGAGGCGGCCAAGCAATTATTGAAGAATTTATCCCCTGACATTGTCAGCCAAATTCGTCATATTGTCGTCGCAACCATGTCGGCTAAGGCTGCGACCCCATCTATTGCCTGCCAAGTGCAAGCCATGATTGGGGCCGAAGGGGCTTGGGGCTTTGACCTCAACGGCGCCTGTTCTGGTTTTGTAATGGCGATGGAAGTAGCCAACCGCCTGGCAGCTAGCCAGACCCAAGGTTACACCCTAGTCATCGGTGCTGAGAAGATGAGTCAGATTGTGGATCTGACAGACCGTACCACTGCCGTCTTGTTCGGTGATGGGGCGGGCGCTGTCCTGATTCAACATGATGGTCAAGAACTCAGCGGCTATGCTAGTCAAGTCTTTGCCCAAGGAACAGGGGGCGCGGCCATTGAGGTCCATGAAGCGTCCGATGGTCAGTGGGCTATGCAGATGCAAGGGCGTGACGTCTTCAATTTCGTCAAACGAACTGTCATCAAAACCCTAGCAAACTTTATTGAGCAGAATGATTTTGATATTGACTATTTGATTTGTCACCAAGCGAACCAACGCTTGTTAAATCTGATTGCGGACAAGTTGTCCCTAGAAGAAAGCAAGGTACCTGCCAATATTGCCCAAGCGGCCAATACATCAGCAGGCTCTATCCCAATTCTCCTAGACCAACTGGTTCGTGACGGGCGATTGCGACTGGATGGAACGCAGTCTATTATCCTAAGTGGCTTCGGTGCTGGCTTAGCCTGGGGTCACCTACACCTTTCCATCTAA
- a CDS encoding acyl carrier protein has product MTFEKVQAIIANQLGIDEAEVQLTTDFENDLKADSLDVFQIISEIEDELDITIDTDQNLKTVQDLVNYIDSL; this is encoded by the coding sequence ATGACATTTGAAAAAGTACAAGCGATTATTGCAAACCAATTAGGGATCGACGAAGCAGAAGTACAATTAACCACTGACTTCGAAAACGACTTGAAAGCTGACAGCTTAGACGTATTCCAAATCATCAGCGAAATCGAAGATGAATTAGACATCACGATCGACACTGACCAAAACTTGAAGACTGTTCAAGACTTAGTAAACTACATCGACTCTTTATAA
- the fabK gene encoding enoyl-[acyl-carrier-protein] reductase FabK encodes MKTAITELLNIEYPIVQGAMAWVADADLASAVSNAGGLGVIGTGHDNVDTVRAKVEAMFAKTDKPFAVNVMLLNPHVEEVVDYLIASGVKIITTGAGNPSKYMQRFEEAGISLIPVVASVALAKRMERIGAKAVVVEGMEAGGHIGKLTTMALVPQVVDAVNIPVIAAGGIGDGRAMAAAFMLGASAVQVGTRFVVAHESNAHDNFKQAIIKAKDIETVVTGQITGHPVRVLRNALTTEYLQAEKEETSKAEPDFERLNKIGKGALRRAVVEGDVKTGSLMAGQIAGLVSKEQSCHDIIQDYLAECRQTIQAKLDLVNQ; translated from the coding sequence ATGAAAACAGCTATTACGGAGTTATTAAACATTGAATATCCAATTGTTCAAGGCGCAATGGCTTGGGTAGCAGACGCTGATTTAGCAAGCGCGGTATCAAATGCAGGCGGCTTAGGGGTGATCGGGACTGGTCACGACAATGTGGACACAGTTCGCGCTAAGGTAGAGGCAATGTTTGCCAAAACCGACAAACCTTTCGCTGTCAATGTAATGTTATTGAACCCACATGTGGAAGAAGTGGTAGACTACTTAATCGCATCTGGCGTCAAAATCATTACCACTGGTGCAGGGAACCCAAGTAAATACATGCAGCGCTTCGAAGAAGCGGGCATTAGCCTGATTCCAGTAGTAGCGTCTGTGGCCTTGGCCAAACGTATGGAACGCATCGGCGCCAAAGCAGTGGTGGTCGAAGGTATGGAAGCAGGGGGCCACATCGGCAAACTGACTACCATGGCCTTGGTTCCACAAGTGGTGGATGCCGTTAATATCCCAGTTATCGCTGCCGGCGGGATTGGGGACGGACGTGCCATGGCAGCCGCCTTCATGTTGGGGGCTTCCGCGGTTCAAGTGGGGACTCGCTTTGTTGTGGCGCATGAGTCTAACGCTCATGACAACTTCAAGCAAGCCATCATTAAGGCCAAAGACATCGAAACCGTCGTGACCGGCCAAATTACCGGCCACCCAGTGCGGGTCTTGCGTAATGCCTTAACCACTGAATACCTGCAAGCGGAAAAAGAAGAAACCAGCAAGGCAGAGCCAGACTTTGAACGATTGAACAAAATCGGTAAAGGCGCCCTCCGCCGTGCGGTAGTCGAAGGTGACGTTAAGACAGGTTCCCTCATGGCCGGCCAGATTGCTGGTTTGGTCTCTAAGGAACAATCCTGTCACGACATCATCCAAGACTACTTGGCTGAATGCCGTCAGACCATTCAAGCTAAGCTTGACTTGGTCAATCAATAA
- a CDS encoding ACP S-malonyltransferase, which yields MKLALIFNGQGAHYAGMGMDFDRQFPQASAVYEQAEAVTGWPLREWIQQEPERFGQTRYAQVAITSTSLAIYRSIQDLLPPVSYMAGLSLGEYSALVASGALDQANAFALLQERGELMSRQCESLASDSPCQMAAVMGVPYEECQALVAQVADQEPLYIANINSSAQIIVAGTIAAVERFKEIAKAAGYKKVIPLKVEGPFHSPLMANAQEAMAQALEKVTFKQGDVPVISNTTLDLHQPESLSQVLVRHLVEPVYWKQTIDKLVEEGVTHLVQIGPGNTLAGLLKREGLPLKVQVLDKVEDLDALKNFLTEEE from the coding sequence ATGAAACTAGCACTTATCTTTAATGGCCAAGGTGCCCACTATGCGGGCATGGGAATGGACTTCGACCGTCAATTTCCCCAAGCCAGCGCTGTCTATGAGCAGGCAGAAGCGGTGACCGGTTGGCCCTTAAGAGAATGGATCCAACAAGAACCTGAACGCTTCGGCCAGACCCGCTATGCCCAAGTCGCCATCACGTCGACCAGCCTAGCTATCTACCGTAGCATCCAAGACTTGTTACCTCCTGTAAGCTATATGGCCGGATTGAGCCTAGGTGAATATTCCGCCCTGGTTGCCAGTGGTGCCCTAGACCAAGCCAATGCCTTTGCCTTATTGCAGGAACGTGGCGAACTCATGTCCAGACAATGCGAATCCCTAGCCAGCGACAGTCCATGCCAAATGGCGGCGGTGATGGGTGTGCCTTATGAAGAATGTCAAGCCTTGGTAGCCCAAGTGGCCGATCAAGAGCCGCTCTACATTGCCAATATCAACTCTTCAGCCCAAATCATCGTGGCGGGGACCATTGCGGCGGTTGAGCGCTTCAAGGAAATCGCCAAAGCTGCCGGCTACAAGAAAGTCATCCCCCTCAAAGTCGAAGGACCTTTCCATAGTCCCTTGATGGCCAATGCCCAAGAAGCCATGGCCCAAGCTTTGGAAAAAGTGACCTTTAAGCAAGGGGACGTGCCCGTCATCAGTAACACCACGCTAGACCTTCATCAGCCTGAAAGCCTCTCCCAAGTACTTGTTCGACATCTTGTTGAGCCAGTTTACTGGAAGCAAACCATTGATAAATTGGTTGAAGAAGGTGTGACTCACCTAGTTCAAATCGGTCCCGGCAATACCTTAGCTGGCCTGCTCAAACGCGAAGGCCTGCCCCTCAAGGTACAAGTCCTGGACAAAGTCGAAGACCTCGACGCCCTCAAAAACTTTTTAACGGAGGAAGAATAA
- the fabG gene encoding 3-oxoacyl-[acyl-carrier-protein] reductase has translation MTLTCLITGSSRGIGLAIAHHLAAKGHRVILNSRSPIAPEILAQFDGYEQPVLQATGDISKFDVAKQLVDDLYDQGVQVDVLVNNAGITRDGLVMRMSEEDFNAVIQTNLNGCFNMCRHLTPRLLKQKGGRIINMTSVVGVMGNAGQVNYAASKAGMIGLTKSLAREVASRGITVNAIAPGFIETDMTDQLSDRVKEAMLGQIPLKRFGQVEHIAQTVDFLIDNDYITGQVIEVNGGLHI, from the coding sequence ATGACCTTAACCTGTTTGATTACGGGCAGCTCCCGCGGGATTGGCCTAGCCATTGCCCACCACTTAGCGGCTAAAGGCCACCGTGTCATCTTGAACAGCCGTAGTCCCATTGCCCCTGAAATCTTAGCCCAATTTGACGGCTATGAACAACCAGTCTTACAAGCGACTGGCGACATCAGCAAATTCGACGTGGCTAAGCAATTAGTGGACGACCTCTATGACCAAGGCGTCCAAGTAGACGTATTGGTCAACAATGCCGGTATTACCCGCGACGGTTTGGTTATGCGCATGAGCGAAGAAGACTTCAACGCGGTCATCCAAACCAACTTGAACGGCTGCTTCAACATGTGCCGTCACTTGACGCCACGTCTCTTGAAGCAAAAGGGCGGCCGCATTATCAACATGACTTCCGTTGTTGGGGTGATGGGGAATGCGGGTCAGGTCAACTATGCTGCCTCTAAGGCGGGTATGATTGGTTTGACCAAGTCCCTAGCTCGCGAAGTGGCTAGCCGTGGCATCACCGTCAACGCCATCGCGCCTGGCTTCATCGAAACTGACATGACTGATCAACTATCGGATCGCGTCAAGGAAGCCATGTTAGGCCAAATCCCACTCAAACGCTTTGGCCAAGTGGAACATATCGCCCAAACTGTCGACTTCTTAATCGACAATGACTACATCACAGGCCAAGTCATCGAAGTCAACGGTGGCTTGCACATCTAA